Genomic segment of Arthrobacter antioxidans:
CTGGACGAGCGGTTCGTCGACGCCGCCTTCGCGTTCTACGGCACGCACCTCGCGGGCACTCCCCGCATCAAGGACCGCTGGAAGCGCGGCGTCGCCCTGGTCGAGGGTGCGGTGGGCGAGGCGATCGGGCAGCGGTACGTCGAACGGCATTTCCCGGCCACGCACAAGGCCGCCATGCTCGACCTCGTCGGCAACCTCATCGCGGCGTACGAAGCGAGCATCACGTCCCTGGCGTGGATGACGGACGAGACCCGGGAGCGCGCCCTCGAGAAGCTGTCCCAGTTCACGACGAAGATCGGCTACCCGGAGACGTGGATCGACTACGGCCCGCTCGAGGTGCAGGCGTCCGACCTCCACGGCAACGTGCTGCGCGCCGCCGAGTTCGAACACCGCCGGCAGCTCGACAGGCTGGGTGGACCGATCGACCGGGGCACCTGGCTCATGACGCCGCAGACCGTCAATGCCTATTACATGCCCACCATGAACGAGATCGTCTTCCCGGCGGCCATCCTCCAGCCGCCCTTCTTCGACATCGAGGCCGACGACGCCGTCAACTACGGCGCGATCGGCGCGGTCATCGGCCACGAGATCGGTCACGGGTTCGACGACAAGGGGTCCCAGTTCGACGGCACCGGGCGCCTGCGGAACTGGTGGAGCGAGACGGACAGGACCGCCTTCGACGCGCTGACCGGGCGCCTCGTCGCCCAGTATGCCGCGCTGGAACCGTCCGAGGTGGCCGGACAGACCGTGAACGGCGAGCTCACCCTCGGCGAGAACATCGGCGACCTCGGCGGGCTCGGCATCAGCTACCGGGCCTACCTGCTGAGCCTCGGCGGCGCGGAGGCTCCGGTGATCGACGGGCTGACAGGGACCCAGCGTTTCTTCCTCTCCTGGGCCACGTGCTGGCAGCAGAAGATCCGACCGGAGGAGGCGAAGCGGCGGCTGACCGTCGACCCGCACTCCCCCAACGAGTTCCGCTGCAATCAGGTGGTCCGCAACCTGGACGAGTTCCATGCGGCGTTCGGCCTCGGCGCGGAGGACCGGCTGTGGCTGGAGCCCGAGGACCGCGTGCGCATCTGGTAGGCCGCGTCGCCGACAGGCCGGCCCCCCGTCTCAGGACGCGGGGGCCGGCCTGCGTCCCGGGACCCCTCCTAGAGGCCCGACGACGCCTGGCAGGTCACCTCGTCGGCCGTCTGGCCCTCCAGCGCGCTGCCGAGCGGCGGCACGACGACCCTGGAGCCGGTGGCCAGGTCCGCCCCGACGAGCAGCTGGACGCCGGCCGCCGACTCGTCGAGCGTGACCCGGCTCTGCGGCACACCGAACCGGTCGGCGACATCCGCGGCGGCCGCCTCGTACCCGGAACTGAAATAGACCTGTGACATCTCCGCCGGCACGGACGCGAAGGGCACGGCCTGCGTGTATCCGTCGGTGACGAGCAGCTCCTGCAGCTCGGCCGCCCGCTCAGGGTCCGAGGTGGCATTCACGACGAGGACGGGGACCGTCCCGGGTTCGGCCGCCGGGGCCTCGGGGGTGGCGGACGCGGCGGGCGCCTGCGTGGCGGGAGCTGCCGTCGCCGACGGTTCGGGCTCGTCCTCGGTGAGGCCGCGGTCCTCGCGCAGGGCGTCGAAGAGCGGCGCGGCCGCATCCTCGTCGAGCACCAGGCGGTTGGGATCCTCGACCCACTGCTCGGTGGGGACCGTCACGAAGGCGATGTTGCCGAGGTCGACGTCCTTCATGCGGTCCGCGATCTTCAGCAGCTCCGTGGGTCGCGACAGGTCTTCGTCCACCGTGAGGTTGCGCGTGACCGTGTCGGCGATCGAGTAGAGCCTGGGCAGGTTGGTCAGGGTGCCTTCGGCGCGCACCTTGCGCGCCATGGACGCCAGGAACGACTGCTGCGCCGCGATGCGCCCCGTATCGCCGCCATCGCCGAAGCTGTGGCGCGTCCGCAGGAAGGCCAGCGCCTGGTCACCCTCGACCTCGCTGGTCCCCGCGGGCAGGGTCAGACCGGAATACTCGTCGTCGACGGGTTCCTCGACGCAGACCTCGACGCCGCCGAGGGTGGAGGACAGCTCCTTGACCGCGTTGAAGTCCGCCATCATGAAGTGGTCGATCGACAGTCCGGTGAGGTTGTTGATCGCCGCGACCGTGCACCCGGGCCCTCCCTCACCGAGCGCGCCGTTCAGCTGGCCCAGGTCCATCGCCTGGGAGGCCTCGCCGGTCTCGGGGTTCACGCAGCTGGGCAGGGGAACGAGCAGGTCGCGGGGGAAGGAGACGACGGTGACGTCCTCCCGGTCGGCCGAGAGCGTCAGGAGCATCATGACGTCCGAGTTGCCGTCCCCGGCCGAATCGTCCTCGCTGCCGAAGAACTCCCCCGCGTTGCCTGTGCGCGTGTCCGTGCCGAGGACGAGGATCTGGAGCGGATCGGTGCGGGAGTCCACGGGGAGCGCCGTTTCCCCGTTCTCGCCCAGGTTCAGCGGGGAGGTCGCGACGTTCGCCTGCAGGCGGAACACCTGGACCGCGACGAACGCCACGGCGGCGACGAGGACGGTGGCCATGACCATGGCGGCGATCACGAGCCCCCGGTGCCGGCCCCCGCGGCCGAGATGCCGTCCTGCCGGGGCCGCATCGCCGTGCGCATCGGTGGTGACTGCCGCAGCGGCGTCGCCGGCGTTCTGCGCGCCATCACTGGACGGTCGGCGGGTCATGCCCGGGCTCCTTCGGGTGGTCGGACGTGGATACTGCCGGCGGCATCGGGGACGGCGCGTCGGTACCCGGTGGCGGGTGAGGACGTGGGGCGACCGGCTGGGCGGCTGGTGGGCGTGTCCCGGCGGTCCAACGAACGGTGCCGGGAAGTAGTGCCTGCTAGAACCCTAGCTTGACCAGCTGCTTGGGGTCGCGCTGCCAGTCCTTGGCCACCTTGACGTGGAGGTCGAGGTAGATGCGGGTGCCGAGCAGGGCCTCGATGCCCCGGCGTGCGTTCGTCCCCACGTCCCGGAGCCGCGCCCCGCCCTTGCCGATGATGATGGCCTTCTGGGAAGGACGTTCGACATACAGGTTCACATGGACGTCGAGCATCGGATTGTCCTCGCTGCGCCCCTCCCTCGGGATCATCTCCTCCACCACGACGGCGAGGGAGTGCGGGAGCTCGTCACGGACGCCCTCCAGGGCGGCTTCGCGGACCAGCTCGGCCACCATGACGGCCTCCGGTTCATCCGTGAGCTGCCCGTCGGGGTACAGGACGGGAGATTCCGGCATGTGCCTGCTGAAGACCTCGGCGACGGTGGCCACCTGGAAACCGTCCGCGGCGGAGACGGGCACGATGTCGGCCCACCCGTCCTCACCCGCCACCTCGGTGCCGAGCCTCGCGACGGCCAGGAGCTGCTCCGTGAGGGCCTGCCGGTCCACGAGGTCGGTCTTGGTGACCACCGCGATCAGGGGCTTGCGGTTCAGCCGGGCGAGCTGCTCGGCGATGAAGCGGTCCCCGGGGCCGATCTTCTCGTTCGCGGGCAGGCAGAACCCGACGGCGTCCACCTCGGAGAGGGTGTCGGCGACGAGGTCGTTGAGCCGCTGGCCCAGCAGGGTGCGGGGGCGGTGGAGCCCGGGGGTGTCGACGAGGACGATCTGCGAGTCCTCGCGGTTCACGATGCCCCGGATGGTGTGGCGTGTGGTCTGCGGCTTGGCCGAC
This window contains:
- a CDS encoding M13 family metallopeptidase, whose product is MTISTFDPTTLDTTIRPQDDLFRHANGVWLRDTAIPDDRALTGSFTGLRDASELAVRTIIEEAAAEAAGGSTDGLDTKIGTLYADFMDTARIEAAGAAPIRPLLDRIRAVTTVEDLVDLSAGLTRSGIQGFVAPYVSNDAGNPERYLLHLYQSGLGLPDESYYREEGFAETRDRYRELLARLFDLAGTADPAGAAARVLALETRLAASSMGSVERRDPQKTYNLVQHDAVAGLSDHLVPWLRIVTDTPDQAAELVVNQPGFVRGLDGALRSEDLGTWREWLESRVLLHASDYLDERFVDAAFAFYGTHLAGTPRIKDRWKRGVALVEGAVGEAIGQRYVERHFPATHKAAMLDLVGNLIAAYEASITSLAWMTDETRERALEKLSQFTTKIGYPETWIDYGPLEVQASDLHGNVLRAAEFEHRRQLDRLGGPIDRGTWLMTPQTVNAYYMPTMNEIVFPAAILQPPFFDIEADDAVNYGAIGAVIGHEIGHGFDDKGSQFDGTGRLRNWWSETDRTAFDALTGRLVAQYAALEPSEVAGQTVNGELTLGENIGDLGGLGISYRAYLLSLGGAEAPVIDGLTGTQRFFLSWATCWQQKIRPEEAKRRLTVDPHSPNEFRCNQVVRNLDEFHAAFGLGAEDRLWLEPEDRVRIW
- a CDS encoding LCP family protein, translated to MTRRPSSDGAQNAGDAAAAVTTDAHGDAAPAGRHLGRGGRHRGLVIAAMVMATVLVAAVAFVAVQVFRLQANVATSPLNLGENGETALPVDSRTDPLQILVLGTDTRTGNAGEFFGSEDDSAGDGNSDVMMLLTLSADREDVTVVSFPRDLLVPLPSCVNPETGEASQAMDLGQLNGALGEGGPGCTVAAINNLTGLSIDHFMMADFNAVKELSSTLGGVEVCVEEPVDDEYSGLTLPAGTSEVEGDQALAFLRTRHSFGDGGDTGRIAAQQSFLASMARKVRAEGTLTNLPRLYSIADTVTRNLTVDEDLSRPTELLKIADRMKDVDLGNIAFVTVPTEQWVEDPNRLVLDEDAAAPLFDALREDRGLTEDEPEPSATAAPATQAPAASATPEAPAAEPGTVPVLVVNATSDPERAAELQELLVTDGYTQAVPFASVPAEMSQVYFSSGYEAAAADVADRFGVPQSRVTLDESAAGVQLLVGADLATGSRVVVPPLGSALEGQTADEVTCQASSGL
- the era gene encoding GTPase Era, which encodes MSDAKHRAGFVSLVGRPNAGKSTLTNALVGQKVAITSAKPQTTRHTIRGIVNREDSQIVLVDTPGLHRPRTLLGQRLNDLVADTLSEVDAVGFCLPANEKIGPGDRFIAEQLARLNRKPLIAVVTKTDLVDRQALTEQLLAVARLGTEVAGEDGWADIVPVSAADGFQVATVAEVFSRHMPESPVLYPDGQLTDEPEAVMVAELVREAALEGVRDELPHSLAVVVEEMIPREGRSEDNPMLDVHVNLYVERPSQKAIIIGKGGARLRDVGTNARRGIEALLGTRIYLDLHVKVAKDWQRDPKQLVKLGF